The region ACACACACAATTCCATTCGAACTTCGCTTTAGTCGAGTGTCTCGTCTTggagatacccgttactcagcttaatggagaaagcgatattgtaagaGCCAACTACtggctatttcagtatatgcTATGTGGGCAGCATACagatgccaagtctgactgtcCTAGCCTTTATTGTTTCTGAGATCTCAAcgctcatacggacagacggacggacagatggacatggttagatcgactcggcttgtgatcttgatcaagaatatgcggtcgttttactctacgagtaacatATATGATTACTTTGGGGActtttcatttaaatgggaAAAACCAATCCCACATATATAAGGTTTAATTTGGAAACAGGattcttaattttaaacttaaaattagaAAGTAATTTTCTTTGTACAGCCTTATAATTCTTTCATGACGTTGGAGGATAAAAGGATAATTGTGTTTTCAAGGTTTGGATTAGTTAGGAACGGGATTGTTGAATATATTGTGGAAGGATGGGCATTCACTCAAGATATGTTCAATGCGTCTGTGCCATTGCAAAATTTGCATTGGTCCGATGGAAGTTGAACGAATCTAATTGCATGGGTTAGGCTAGTGAGTCCAAGGCGTAACCGTATAAGCCTGATGGAGAGTTTAGTAAACACTGGGTTATTTTTGTGTAATGGTCAAGGCTAAGATGACTGacattctttatttaataccAAGTGGAGGTTTTATtaatcattaaatttataatgttctattaaacttgaatttatttattcaaagcACGTAACAAACGAGTTTTTGGAAACTTAATTTATTCCAAGCTTTTGTAAAAAGCAGTGATCTTAGGTTCTAAAAAACTGTTTCGCCAATTAGCAACGTTATAAATGAAGTAGGTCACTACTTTCGCATTTGAGCACAACATATAAAATGCGGAAATGATGAAACagtttagtttattttatatcgCCATGAAGTTCATTTACAGTGGTGCGTAGCTGAAAATAGATTCATTGAAGTTTGTGTATTATTTACTATAAACTATTTACAGTGGTAGTCCTGCTCTTAACAACTCGAACTTTAGCCCAGTTGCAAAGTGAACAACCGTTAGCGGTGCTGAAAGCCAGCGGAGATGATCTAAAAACTCCACTGATTGTGCTTTTAAACCCCATAGCTAAGCCAAAACGTGGGGAGTCAATTGAATCGGAAAAGGAAAAGGAGGCCACACTTATACAAGATTCTGCAACCATTCCACTTGTAACGGACACAACAGCTTCAACAGAAAAGCCAACGAAAAAAACAGAACCTCTTCAGAAGCAGAAACCAGCTCGTAGCCATGGACAAAAGAAAAAGCATCCAATGCAGGACTTATTGCTGATGCCAGGAATGTGGGAGAGTTCCCCGATTGCCCGTGGACCAATAAATACAGTGGCTACTCAACCAGTGTTCTATCCCCTCCCAGTCTATATCCCATATCCCATTCCCTTCATGCTAAATCAACAGATGCATCTGATGAGCAAACCGTCCAGAGACAACGTGGAGGATCAAATAGCACTGGACTTCAATGAGTTGATGTCTGTAAATCTACTTCGAAGCTCTCTCGAACAATACAATGGAGCTGAATGGCAGAAGATAATGAAGAGTCAAATGAAGCCACCTAACCAAGATGGCCCAAAAAAGTGGAGGGGAAAATGGCGAAAGACAACGACAAGTACAACTACTTCAGCAACTAAAGCTCCAGTAACAAGTAAAACTGAGCCAACAAGATTACTATTGAACAGCAGTCCCCCAAGTGGAAATGAAGAAGTAACCATCGAAACCACTGCCGACAATGAGGCAATTGAAGCAGCAagttaattgaataaataagaGGGGCAAAGGAAGTCAAGTTTCCGTAGCATAACTAAAGgtaaaactttttttgataatataaGTACGTGAAGGACAAGTCAtgttgaaacaaaataaaaaacacataaaggaaatataataaaaaaaatatatgttgtaGACATATTCTACACCTTACTGATTAATTCCTGctcaaattaataataaagtgCTAGATTGTAAgaaagaaacatgaagaagtcttcctttaaattatttataattatttataattttatgttgtacaaattacaattacaaaaaaaaactttacagaaaatacaataaatattatagtttttaataaaatgttaataaatggaaaattttttttactgacTTTGGCCGAGACTACTGTAAATCTCTTGCAAATGCCTTTGCAAGAAAACAGCAAAACTGAAGCATACTTTCCGGCGGTCAGAAGAGCTTGCTTTCTCTCCATCTCTCTCACTATTTTAGTGTGTCTGTCTGTATCTGTAAATACTGCTAACGTATCAGTACCTGTACGATTAAACTCACCTACCAACACCCAAAGTTGGCCGCATCTTTTGTGAGGCAGCACCTCCGTTTCAGTTGGTCTTCCACGGTCGCCGGTCTTCCACGTTTATCGCGCCTCTCTGGTTGCTATTTATTGGCAACGTAAAACCTTAAAAAGTGAAAGAggcgacggattctgaaaatcaaatataacTAATTTCTTCTTGTGAACCGAGAGCGAAAGTGACCAGCGGACAAATAACAACATATCTCGCTAATTAGGCGTCACGCCACGGCAAGCAACAACGATTCGCGCCCAAGAATTGTGAGACAATGGTGATGGCAAGTGACCGTGCGTGTTAAATGCTGGTGGATCACCATTTCAAGTGAGTAGGTAAAAGCAGGAAGACAAATATTCCCAGTCAAATCGAACCggaatgcaaatatttgaccCAGTTCAAGTCGCCTGAGTGACCAACAACACAAGAGCCAACAGCTGGCAACCCGGCTGCACTTATCAACCGAAAAATGGAAACCTGTTTGCCGGGGAAATGCGATGCATGTCCAGTGCATTTAACCCAGTGGGTAAAAGTGAAATTTCCTGCGGTTCCACGGCTTTGCCAGCTGCCTTCGTAAAGTTCTTAAAGACCTTCCCCGCCCACCTGAGTTATTAGCGCATGCCAGATGGGAATCTCAACGCGCTCTAATACACATTAGAATCCCAATTAGTGCCTTGGATTGCGTGCTCACCGGTTGTAGATTCTCGGCACGAAAACTAAGCCAAAAATAATAGGGTGGTTACAGTGATACACAAATTAAGAGCACGCCAgaagaaagtaaacaaatcgTTTCGCGCAGCTCAAATTGTGGTTCACTCCAAATAATcacatttaattgaaaatgaaacctTTCGGCAAATTTGCAGGCGATAAACCGCAGCAATGTATGCGAAGCAATGCGGTGGCAGAATGTTTTTTATTCCGAGCTCGAgttattttatttcgtttttattgTCTCTCAGCCAATAATCACAGTCAATTTGCTGAGCTCCCCGGCAGATGGATCATAAAAAGTACGTTGAATCCGATCTATTTGGACTTAATAAGCCATTAGTGAGTCAAGTTGGTTAACCGCGATGAAAGTGAGTCTGCTTTTCGTTCGGCCCAGCTTTAGATTTCACTGAAACGCAACCGAAGAAATGTAGAAAGAGTTGAAaactctttaaaatatttgcacgCTAACACAAATCACACCACAGTTGGCGAACTAAGATACAAGCACGCATGAAGTGAAATTAGTAATCTATTAGACGCATTCACTTGGCGTTCGACTGAAACCGAAAGTCCGCCCCGAACACTGATACAATTTAATGAAATGCAAATACTTAAAGCTTTACATAACCGCTCGTCGAGCCAGATTCAAGCATTTGCGATGTTCGGATGCGTACGTCTGCCCGAGAAATTGTCacataaaaatgcaataaaatctcACGGCAATGCTGCGACTGACAGCGGCAAAAACAACGTGCAGGGAAAGCTCGTTACCTTCCGAAAACGTAATCTACCTGCCAGCCCAGAGCTGGCCATTTTCAAGAGCCATTAAGATAGATGTAATTGAATCATTATTCAAAAGAGCAGAAAGCATTCGAGTGAAAGCCAACAACAGAACAGCGGCCGAAAACAAATGTATCTCAAGTCTTGCATAAGTGCGACAACAATCTTTAAGTGCTCataagtaaacaaaaataaattttaggtaatattaaataaacaatacattttaattaactatttaacaaattaagtcagatatatttactttgttctcagttttgaatgtaatttCCTCgcttttaaaagttattttaatcaaCATTAGCTCAAAGTTCGGCCTCTCTTTAAAGCCGAAGTTCCATGCTTCTAAGCCACTAACCTTCAAGCCACCTAACGGTTGCAGCTGGGTCTTCGACTCGACTTGAACCCGCGAAGAACTTACATCATATGGTTTTTGGGCGGGAGCGAGTTCTGCTGCCGCCAACTCCCTAAACTTGATTTAGCAGGCCATTATTTTTATAGCAATTGTGTACTCGCAGCTTTATGGCTATTTCTTTCGGCATGACATAAGCCGCCATGGCACTTTAATAGAATGCCTTAATATGAAAAGCCATAACAACGCGCCGCGTTACATGAAACATATGTCGTTTATGCACATTACGCATATGTAGCGTCTGCAGAGAGCAACTAAGTCGCAGCtcgttaaaaataataatcgtaAGTAGTACTCTAGTATGCAGCTGTGCGCGTAATGCGGTCTAATTGATTGCATTGGAAACATGATTATAAACGGCTGAAACAGTTTGTGGACTGCCTCTTATGTCTATGCCCGAATCAGCGACAACGCCGAGCTAACTAGAATGCCGCAAAGGTCTCAGACTGGTGCCAATTATGTTCAGAGCCAGAATAAAGTAGCAATAATAAGGTCAATGTGCAAGCACCGAGATTGATATCTTGGTCAAAGATGGAATATTACCTGAAGCACTTTCAATGGTCCACGAACAATAGATGAATGTCATATGTCATATGTATGCCACCACCATCTTTTGTTGCTCATCGGAAGTGGTTCAAGTAATGGCGATTTTATTTGACAACTTGATTGCTTTCTTTTGTCCCCAAGAACGTCTGTtcccaatccaatccaatcgcTGTAAATAAAAGGTAAGCGTCGTTTTAGGAGTCATTTGGTCTCCTATTTTcgttaagaaatataaaaatgagatatttttttttttaaatacttacaTTTAATAAAACCCCTTATAAATTCCCGCAAATAGTTGAAAGCTCATCAAACACTGAACCAATCCTTTTCACAAATCACATTAAGCGCACAAAGAAATTCGTGTTAAAAACAGGTTTATTTTACATTATCTATTTAGCATTCAAGAAATCCAACGAATGTGATTATTGCGACCTTACGATAAAAAAGCTTTTATCTTTGAATCGAATTACAAGTCAGTCGCTGGACTCGTGACCCATTTTCTCTTTTATCTCGATTTAAAGTTGCCGGAAAACCAAACACAGAGTAACCATATTGGCATCATCAAAACATAATATGTACGTATTTGTCGTTGCAGGAAAACCCGTTGACTGGACACCAAATGGCCGTGAAAAGCGCCGACTAAGGAAGAGCTGGGCAACAACTACGAGGAAAATTGACGTCAAGTCAGCAGACAAACTGCACTCGAAACAAACTGAAGCTATCTGGAAAATGTATAAACAAACATAGAGCAGTGAGCGTAGACCAAACAACTTTCAGCCGCGGCAAAAATTACAGTTAAGGTTTGCGCGGCGAAAGAATCTTGAAAGAGCTACGTGCGAATGCAAGAGTTACCAGTTACCATACACCAGATACAGCCGATATTGCAGTGCAAAAAGTCAACGACAACTGAACGAAACCGCGGAGAGTAAAGCCCCAGAGAGAGCAAGCGGTCTGCTTCAAGCCTGGCCATGATCTTGGCCAACTGTTTGGGCCACAACACGCTCAGTTGTTAACCAGACGCGCACGCATGCGCACGCGGATCGCGCCAACAGGTGATTTGCATATCCCCAAGATACAAGTTACAAGATACTCGCGTCCAGATACGAAACCGTTAGGCCGTAGGTGTGACGCGATGAAGTAATTGCAGGTAGCCGGATAGCCGAACAGAGCAAATAGAAAACGCGCTAAATGCGGCAGCGAAATTCCAAACAAACGAGTCCAAAACAAACACCACGAAGAAAGTACATTAAGACCAATAAAAAGAACCGAGCTGCTACGAAAATCGACCGACAATCAATGGAATGGTGTTTGCGTGCTAAGCCGAGTGCCTCATAAATTGATTTGTCAATTGGCTAACGATTTCGCCAACAAAGCCGGCCATTGCGTCCGCAAAAAGCCAGAGTTCCCGTTCCCCAACACGAACTTCCAGCGAAATCAGCTAAATAAACAGTTGGGTTACAGTTAAATTGCAGGGCCAGggtgcaattgcaattgcgaTTGCAATTGCAGGTTCAAGGTGTGAATCGGCTGTCAGCAGTGCTAACTGGCCGGGTGAAACCGAAAACGAAACGGAAAATGCCCAGCACACACAGTCGTTTGCACCATAATTGGGGCTCGGGTGAGAGCCACCGACAGTGGACATCCTCCAGTAGAAATCGCACCTGCAGTCGCAACTGCCACCCAGTGAGCATGGCCAGGTTAAAGAGTGGCCACTTGATTTTCCTCCTCTTGATCTGCCTAATCAACTCGGCCGCCGAAGCGGATGGAACGGCTCGGAATGGTCGTCTTGGTCGCCATCTCTCCACCACGCCGCTGAGCCGCCTGGAATTGGAAACGGAGGCCGtcgaggagcaggaggcggTCAACGAGTCCCCGACGGAATCCCCAGCGGAGTGGACGACGACGGAACTGCCGCCGGAAGGAGAGTGGCAGCCCGTGGTGAATGCCACCGATATTCCGGGCAGGAAGCAGACGGATAAAGCGGCCCCTGGCGACTCGCTGCTCCTCCGCCTGGCCAGGCGCTTCACTAGTGGAAACGAGCTCTGGGACGGCCTTGTCCGCGATTGCTATCTGAAGCCAGACGTCTCCTGTTTCCAGAAGAACGTCTATAGCTACCTGGATGGCGCCTTGGATGCCCAGGATGTCAATGTGACGCAACGACTCAAGTTCTTCAAGAACGAAGTGGACTACAAAGTggaaaaggagaaggaggagcaCTCGGAGGCACGTGCCGGTGAGTTGAATTTTCTATAGCGCATCTCAGAGCTTTTAAGAGGTCTTATATTCCACAAAATGTTGCTGGAGAAAAGAGATAGGAAAAAATCATAGATAGGTTTAAATAATTTAGCCGGTAACgtaatttgttattaaaaaatatgaatcaaAGTTAAAGTGGGCATTTTCTGATCTCCGATTAGGACTACTAAGCTTTAAGTGCAAATTGCAAgatgaaattatttattttttgagtgaAACTAGCTCGGTATcacaaaaaagtaaataaactcAGTGAACTAGCAGCCAATTCTTGACATTAAAATGGGTTTTTTTCCCCAATTAAGTTTAGCAAACATCGTCTTATGTAAGAGCCCTTGTATGCTCGACTCGGTGTGTGCGACCAGTTTTCACGTCGATTCTTTTCTTCGTGTTGTTTACCAATACCTGAGCACGTCCACAAAAAATGCCGCTGCCACTTCCAGTAACTTTCACTTGCCgcgatttgatttgatttttaacgTATTTTAGCTGCGCCAGAGAGCAGTAAAATATCTGCTGCGGCAACGATCTCTGTTTATGTGAGTCACGGCGCTTTGACTGCGCTCAATTATGCGGCTCTTTACCAGGCATCAGATGTTTTCTTCGGCTCACAGCATGGCCAACACTGTAACAATCGCCCATTAACAGCCATCGAGTCGGTCAAGAATTATGTAAGCTGCTGGAGATCATTAGGAATTTGCAAAATTAGCtaggtgtatatttaaaagcTCAAAGAAGTATAAATGTTAATGGGAATGgaaatttacaaattgaaaggttattaaattatatttaaggtGAAGTTTGAAatacaagtaaaacaaaaacagcaataagtaaattgtttaaaaaactataaaggaagttaactttggcaagccaaagtgtatatatccttgcagttaaaagaaataaaaaacgttaGCAACACCATGTGAAAATTTTCAGTGatgttataaatacaaaataaatttcattatttctctatatgttaattctcaaaaatataaaaaatgatattcccaatataataagataatatgtcaaaaaacaccgaagctataatttgtttcatattattttcccacccatttttttgaaaaaattgaattcgaaattcaaaaccaaaaaatgttatttccaagcagaggaggttatatgttaaaaaacactaaagatataatttttttaaattttttttccgataattcctatgggaactataagatatagttgtccgatccgacttatattctacctgcaatagaaaaaagacttttgggaaagtttcagccccatagctttaaaactgagagactagtagaaaccgacggacagacggactcgtctagtgatgctgatcaagaatatatatacttaataagcggaaacgtctcctttactgagttgcaaacttctgactgaaatcaatataccccctgcaagggtataataatacTGTActgtcaaaaattaaaattttcttggAACTTAAAACGTAGAAAGTCTGGTTAAAGTTATattacacttttattttacaataaagGCAAGTTTCTAGAACACAAAATTATGTTATTGCAGTGCTTAGTAACAATTTAAAcccctttgaatttttttttttttttgcctttaaGGACTGTGAACATATTTTACTCATTTAAGCCAACGGAAAAGTGTTTGCCAAGCGGAAGCGCACAGCTCCCCCTCTCGCTTATATATAGATAATTTGCCTTAAACACAGAGCCAACTTAAGGATGTGTATATTTACTCGCAGTTGCGCAAGAACATCCAACATCCTATGCAGAGTGCTGAAACTCGCTTTCCACACAACTTTCATTAACCCAAAAGCGTCACTCATGAGTGTTTCTCTGCCTAACTCTCCGATTCTGCATTTCCCAAGCAGCTAGTGCGGAAACCCCCATCGAGGAAGTGACCAGCGCTCTGTATGGCAAGAGCATCAAGTTCGCCATGACCCACGATCTGGAGGTGGATCTGCCCGAGGTTATGTTCAATGGGGCCACTTTTCGTATCTCGCCGCGAGCCATCGAAGGCAACGGAATCATCGCCAAGCTGGAGCTGATTCCCAAACAGGTAGTCAAGGCCCGACTGGCCGGGGCGATAATCCAGAAGAAGATACGTAAGTAATACTCGCAATTTGTTTCCCCATCGCGCAGTTGCAGATGTAGCAACCGCTTTCACTCTCTGGCCAATCCACGGCAGCAACTGCATCCAAAAGTCTGATTCGATTGCTACTTTCGTTTGTCCAGAAAAATTTCTACGCAGCAAACTGGTGCTGTCGTTCCTCGCACTGCTGCTGATCATCAAAATCATCAAGATCAAGTTGTTCTGGCTGCTGCCAATCGTCATCGGAGTCGGGGCGGCCAAGAAACTACTGCTCAAGTTCCTGCTCTTCCTGTTCCCGGCGCTGTCGCATCTCTTCAAGCTCTGCTCGCACTACCAGCAATCCTATCACGCACCAGCCAAgtaccaccaccaccatcacctCATCGATCATCACCACACGGTGAGCGCAGTTGGGAGACGACAATGCACAAATTGCATCTTATTCGCAGAGATTTCTAGAAAGTTAATCGATACAATCAAATAGAATTGCTGGTATTAAAGAAGGTGCACCTGCCTGGGTAATACAAAACGCATAATATTAAGTGAAGTTCGGCTTTCAAGCATTCATAAAGATTCTCTTAAGTTGGGTCACTGGCATTGCATCCGTGACATGGTTACAACCcaaccaaaaaccaaattaaagtACCAGTTGATATCTGATTTTAACAGTTTATTACAACTACTAGATACATATAAAACACTATACAGAAACTAGCCAATCTAAACAAGATATTCATATAATGAAATTAAGATACTTTGAGTAACATTTTAGGTATTTGTTGCATATATCTTTTATTCAACTTTATAATCAAATGTTTACAAGTTTTAAAAGCGAGCAGAGCACAGATGACACTGGTATTTGACATTCGGTTGAAAGAAATTTCTTCGATGCCAGCAAACGCCACTAACTGGTTTGGGTTAGGCTGATTATACTTATCATGTTTCGGGCGTATTTTTGGAGAAATTTCATTAACAATCTGGCTGTGATTCAGCTCGTCTATAAGTCTGCCGGTCGGAAGTCTCTTTTGTTCGTGTGCAAGCCGCGCTCCCGGAAATTCAATTAGAAAAGTCTAGAGGCGTTCTCCGCCGGCAGTTGAAAAGTATTTCCATTGAAGATTCCCGACTTCAAGTCGGCATAGCACGTGCCCTCGAAATGAGCTCACGCTGACACAGACAGCACCCAGCTTGACATATCGTCAAATGAAATCCCGTCTTTCTATTGGGGCCGTTGACGGGGATTAGCCAGGCCTTGGCTGTTGCCGCCCCATTTTCCCACGAAAGAGTGCACACGCGTAGATACTCGTATTTATGAGATGTTTATGCTCCCAGGGAATGCCATCGAACTGCGACCAGGGCCTGAGCCACTGGGATAATCCGGGCTTCCATGTTTGCATACGACAATCTTGCTCAAGTGGGACTTCCCCAGAATTGATTTAATAAAACGACCACTTAGCAATTACAATCCTTTAAAAGTGTCGTTTATTGGGGTTTAGGCCAACGCTGACAACTGGAGAAAGCAGGAATCCGAGGGGAATACTTGCAGCTTGactttttcttctttcttcCGCGGAATATATGAATTTTCCAAGTGCAGGAAAGCATTGGCGGcataaaaaatggaatatCGATTGGGGAGTAGTTTGTGTGAATTCCATGTGCGAAGTTACACCCGGGTGGCCAATGATATGTGCATATTTTCTAGACCACTTGTAGTCAGTTAAAGCGTCCTCGCCATCCCTGGCTGCTTTCGCACTCggtgtaaattaaattaaatgacaGAGTGAAAGACTTTCCCTCCAGAAGGACCAAGAAGCACGCCCACTTAACAATTCGTCTGTTCGTGAGCGTTTGTCACCTCTTTGCTAGGAAAAGTTTCGGGCCGCACAGCATGAAATATGATTCGAATTTGGCGCACAATAAAAAGCACAAATAATAGGCAGGGCTTGAACTCCGAGCCCAACTGCCAGGCGATGACACAGCCCCGTATCTCCGCATTTTGTTCGTTATTTACGGCTTTCTGGCAGTCATTGAACTGAGCCACCAGCCAAGTTGAGCTATAATGCGTATTATTTGGTATGTTCAAACATTGGCTATAAATAGCCGACTAGATGGTGCGTTGAGGGCACTCCAAAGGAAGCCCTCCAGAGCAGCGAACAAAGTTTTGCTGCCAAGTTAATAAATGTCAAGCAGAAGCCGTGCACCCGACGCTTCATTACCATTTTTCTAATTTGCGCTCACTGACTGCCATGGCAACGCACTTAATAAAGTTCGGTGCAATATGCATCACTTTATTTCGAAAAGCTCAATTGCACCCGGTTATGCTCCCTGAACGGTGGACAATATCGCTTTGATTTGCTATTGCATTTTGTAGTTTAATTATCAATAtttatgtttcttttttaagaagtcaAGTACCTCTAAGTAAAATACTGCATGTGTTAGAAAAACAGATTAATGCAATTATCCATACTTCAATTTTAGAAAAAGTACTTTTCTATTACACAACCTAAATCTTTATCTCTACTCCCCAGGTGGTTCCCCCTTGGCACAGCGGAGAGCACCACTCGGGTCCGGTTCCCGAAATCATCTACACCCACCCGCCCAAGGGTCACCCGTCCGCCTATCTCCACGGAGCGCCGGTGCACGAGAGCTACGGCCCCGGGTTCGAGCACTTCGAGGGGGCCTGGGAGAACAGTGGACCGGGCTTGGGCTCCGAGTAAGTTCCGCTTTTCTAGACACCTCCCACGCTTTCCGTATCCGCATCTGTAACTGTCTGTGTCTCTGTCTTGTCTCTAAACCACACTCAAACGCCACACTCTCACACAACAACCGACCTGCATCACCATACAATAGATACATAGGCGATATAAATCGCGTTGCACAGATAGAGGAGAATGCGCATTACTTTAAGCCCCACCCGGCGAATGACGCCGGGGTCCTGCATGCTTGGGGCCTGGGCACCACACAGGCACACCAGCAACACCAGATTCAGGCACAGGCACACCAGCAACATGCGacacaccagcagcaacaccaacgtTGGCCTGCCACCCAGCAGGCGAGGCCGCCCACCCAGCCAAAGCAGCAgtcgcaacagcaacagcttcagcttcagcagcagcaacagctcaAGCTTCAGCTGCAACAGCAATTAAGTGCTCAGAAAACTCAAGCCTCTAGTCACAGTTTAAACCCATTTCAAAGTCAGGACAAACAAAGGTACATGCCACTCAAGGGCGCCCGAAACCCGCAAACAAGTACACCTACGCACATGAAAACTCACTTGCACTGCCGCCGAGAACACAACCGCACACCCATAAATTAGGTCGTTGTATAAGCTACTAACTCTTACTAGCCCCGAAGGCACTCCTTCGTTTCCCGGtgactttattttaaagtgcTTATATCCTACGCATTCATTGCTTGCACTGCAAAAAGGGAATCACACTTATTACTTGGTGGTAGATTAAAACCAGAAGGTATAATTCTTCAATACTATATCTCacaaaaatcatatttaatcTCTATATTATCTCTTGAGCGGTGATAGAAGAAACAATTTAGAAGATCATTTCTTAGCCAATTCATGGTACTTTCCTCTTCTAAGCTTTAATGTCAATTGTCAACTTTGTTTCTGCGCAGAACTCTGACAAAGTTAAGCTCGCAGATTACTTGATGATAGAGCATTATTATAGAACtattaatttgtaaaaagtttt is a window of Drosophila biarmipes strain raj3 chromosome 3R, RU_DBia_V1.1, whole genome shotgun sequence DNA encoding:
- the LOC108027140 gene encoding uncharacterized protein LOC108027140; this encodes MATTVLGGWKLEVYLTKKIILTLISLFLLLTTRTLAQLQSEQPLAVLKASGDDLKTPLIVLLNPIAKPKRGESIESEKEKEATLIQDSATIPLVTDTTASTEKPTKKTEPLQKQKPARSHGQKKKHPMQDLLLMPGMWESSPIARGPINTVATQPVFYPLPVYIPYPIPFMLNQQMHLMSKPSRDNVEDQIALDFNELMSVNLLRSSLEQYNGAEWQKIMKSQMKPPNQDGPKKWRGKWRKTTTSTTTSATKAPVTSKTEPTRLLLNSSPPSGNEEVTIETTADNEAIEAAS